The following nucleotide sequence is from Deinococcus radiopugnans ATCC 19172.
CCGCCGCTGCCAGAGGCCGAACAGTACGGGGCCTTCGGCGTTCAGGTGGTGGGTCTGCCCGGCGTGTTCAGCGCGGGGAAGGCAGACAAGGCCACGGCCCTGCTGCTCGAAACGCTGGATGGCCTGGAACTCTCCGGGCAGCGGGTGCTCGATCTGGGCTGCGGCGCGGGGCTGATCGGTGCCTGGGCGGCGGGGCGCGGCGCAAACGTCACTCTGGTGGACGGTGACTTGCAAAGCGTCCGCAGTTCGCGCCTGACGCTGGAGGCGAATAGGCTGGAGGGCGAGGTGCTCCACTCGGACGTGGACTCGGCGCTGGGGGAGCAGACCTTCGATCTCATCCTGACCAACCCGCCCTTCCACGTCGGGCGCGGCGTGGTGCTGGACGTGGCGCTGGAATTCCTGGCCGCTGCCTCACGCCGCCTGAAACCGGGCGGCACGCTGTATCTGGTGGCGAACGAGCCGCTGCCCTACGAAACTCCACTGCGCGATATCGGTCCGTCACGCGAACTGGCGCGTGCGGGCGGATTCAAGGTACTGGCGGCCACGCGGGACTGACGTCGCGGCGGTGGCCCGATTCAGGGGGTCATTTCTTCGTCGGCGTCACCCATATTGGTGCTGGGCGGATCGCTGGCGTCCATGGTCTGCGCGACGGCCACGTCCTGCTTGTCCATGCCGCGTTCCCGGTACTCGTCGGACTCGTGGCTCTCGGCCTGCACCTCGGCGTCCAGCTCCTCGCGGACGTCGGTGTGCCCCATGAACTGCAGTTCCACGTTGGTGGGTTCGTGCTTGTCGCCGGTTTCCGGGGTGGTGGGCGCGGGCGTCCCGCCGTGGCGGTCATCATTCTGGGTCATGGTCCTACGCTACCAAGCGGGCCTGAGAACGGGCCTGAGAGCTTCCTTCATCTTGGCGAAAGTTGCGCGGCAGGCCGCGAAGTTCAGCCGCCGAGCCGCAGGACACTCTGGTTGCCGCGCAGCACGAACACCAGGATGCCGGCCCCCGCCAGCACCCCGGCCTGACGTTCCAGATTCCGGACCGAGTCGGGGGCAGCCACCCACTGACGGCGCGGCGTCTCGCCGGGTTCCAGGTAAAAGCCCTCGGGCATGGCGACGATGGCCACCCGGCTGGCGGTGGCCCGCGCCCGCATGGCCCCGGCAATCAGCGCGGGCGCGGGGCTGGCACTCAGGATGATCAGGTTGCCCCCGGTGCGGGTGGGCGGAATGGTCGGCGGGGCCGGATCGGGCTGCAGCTGGGCCAGCCGCAGCAGGGCCGCGTGCAGGGCTTCGGCGTGGCGGCCGGTGGGCGTCGCTCCCCCGTTGGTCGCCACCGAGACGGGCAGTTCCAGCGCCAGCGCTTCATGCACCAGACTGGCCGCCAGACGCACGGCACTTTCGGTGAACACGTCACCGCCGCTGCTCACGTCCAGGTACACGGTCACGCTGCTGGCCGCCGTGCGCTCGGGTTCACGCACCGACAGGGTACCGGTGCGGGCGCTGGAGCGCCAGTGGATACGGCCCGGCGGATCGCCGGAGGCGTACTCCCGCACGCTGCGCAGGCTGATGGGATCGTCCAGCCCCAGCTGACGGCTCAGGCCGCCCTCGGACAGCAGCGGGCGCAGCAGGTCCGGCAGGCGCAGACCGTGGGGGCTGGGAAAAACCGCCAGTCGCTGGGCGGCGGCAATGGGCACGCTGCGCCAGAACAGGCCCAGCGGATCGGCCCAGTGCAGCGTGGCGCCGGGCCAGTCGTAGACGCCCCGGCTGTTGAGGGTCAGGGTGGCGCGGAGGTCCAGTTCGGCCTCACCCAGCAGTTCGCCGGATCGCCGCACCGCCGAGTCGGCGACCACCGTGCGCGGCGTCGGATCCTCGATCAGGTAGCGCACCGGGAGGCGGCTGCGCAGCCCCAGCCGCACGGTCAGCGGCAGGCGGGTGCCCTGGAAGCCGTTGGGCGGCACCTCGCGGGTCAGGGTCACCTGCGGCGGTCGGCGGTAGGCCCACCACAGCAGCGCGGCCAGCCCACCCAGAACAGCCAGCCACAGCAGGGCGGCAGACAGCAGACTCACCGGGCGGCGGCAGTCTCGGCCTGCGGCGGCGCGGCTTCCACCGGCACCGGCTCGGAGCGCAGGACCTCGCGCACCACTTCCTCGGCGGGCAGGCCCTGCAGCCGCGCCTCGATCCTGAGGCTCAGGCGGTGGGCCAGCACACCCGGCGCGGCCCGCTGCACGTCGTCGGGACCTACGTAGCCGCGCCCCTCCATCCACGCCAGCGCCTGCGCCACCCCCTGCAGCGCCAGACTGGCCCGCGGGCCGCCGCCCAGCGCCACGGCGGAATGCGAGCGCGTGCGGGCCGACAGCGCGGAGATGTAGCGCCGCAGGTCCTCGGAGACGTACACGGCCTGAACCTCACGCCGGGCCGCCAGCAGATCGGCGGGGGCGGCCACCGCGTCCAGCGTGTGGATCGGGTGCTGCCCCTGCAGGCGCGAGAGCATCTTCATCTCTTCCTCCAGCGTGGGATAGCCCACCGACAGGCGCAACAGAAAGCGGTCCAGCTGCGCTTCCGGCAGGCGGTAGGTGCCCTCGTTCTCGATGGGGTTCTGGGTGGCGATCACCACGAACGGCTGCGTCAGGGTGTGCGTGACGCCGGACTCGGTGACCTGACCCTCGCCCATCGCCTCCAGCAGCGCGGACTGGGTCTTGGGGGTGGCGCGGTTGATCTCGTCGGCCAGCAGCACGCCCGTGAAGATCGGCCCCGGCACGAACTCGAAGGTGCCGGTGGCCGGGCGATACACGCTGACGCCGGTCACGTCGCCGGGCAGCAGATCGGGGGTGAACTGCACGCGGGTAAAGCCCAGGCCCAGGCTGACGGCCAGGGCGCGGGCCAGCATGGTCTTGCCGGTGCCGGGAGCGTCTTCCAGCAGCACGTGGCCGCCGGCCAGCACGCCGGCCAGCGCCAGCCCGGCGACCTCGGCCTTGCCCACCAGCACGTGGGCGATGTTGTCCAGAACGGTGCGGGCGAACGGTTGGGAGATGGGAGAATCGGTCATGGCTGGTCCTTGTGTTCAGGGGAATGGGGGGCGTCGTCGGCCAGCGGGTCATGTGGCGGCGGCAGGTCCGGCAGGACCGTGGACAGTTCGTGGGCCGCGGCTTCAGCCAGGGCGGCGTCCTCGTCGGTCACGCGTCCGCCGTAGCGCACCGGTCCGTAGGCGCGGGTCAGCACCGCCAGCGGCCCGGCCAGCGCCGCCTCGGTGCCGGCGAGCCGGGCCGCGTAACCAGCTGGAGTCTCGGCGGCCCGACGGCCGCGCCCATGCTGCCGCAGCGCCTCCTCGGCCTGCCGGTAGGCGAGGCGAACACGGTGCAGCGCCGGCTGGCTGGCCATGGCGGAAGCGGTGACTGGGTTGACGGCAGGTTCTCCGTCTTCCCCCCGCTCTCTGGGCTGCGCCCAGTTCAGCCACGCCAGCGCTGCGGCCAGGCCAAACAGCACCAGCAGGCTCAACCACAGCAGGGCCTGCACAAAACCGCTGATGTCGATCTGCCGCCGCCCGGTGATGTTGCTCAGGAGTTCGGCCAGGGCGTTGCCCCCGCCTGGGGCAGGTGCCTGTGCCACTGCCGCACCGCCGCCGTCCCCGCCGGACAGCAGCACGCCCGCCGCCAGCCACAGCGCCCCGGTCAGCAGCAGCCCGGCCACCATCAGCACTTCAGTCAGCCGGGGCCGGTGGCCCGGTTCGCGGCGGAACCTGAACATCAGCGCGCCGCCCGCCAGCAGCAGCAACAGGCCTCCCAGCAGGATCGCGTCGATGGGCAGATAGACGTTGTCTATGCTGAGCTGGAACGGCAACTGCAGGCCGGGCGTGTCCGGGGCGGCGGGGGTCTGGCTCAGGTCTGTAGGAGGCGGCTGGTTGGCCGGTGGCGGAGCCTGAATGGTGACTGGCGGTGGGGTCGGTTCGCCCAGCGCCGCCCAGTTCACCGCTGGACGCGGCAGCAGCATGCTGACCAGAAGCAGGGCAGCCAGGGCTGCGCCGACCACCCACCACACACGCGACGTCGGTTTTTCCGGGCGGCGGCCCATGCGCTCGTCACGGCCCGGCACGGCCAGCAGTCCCCCGGCCAGCGCCAGAAGCAGCCCCGGCTGCGGGGCCAGAAGCCCGATCACCAGCGGCGCGAGCAGGGCCGTCCGGCTGCGCCGCAGACCATCACTGACGCGGCTCGCGGCCCAGTTCAGGGCCAGTGCCACAAAAAACAGCGCCAGGTAGTGCAGGGCGAGGCCCACCAGCGCCGTCCGGCCGGCGGCCAGGGCTGCCGGGGCCAGGGCCACCGCCGCGCCGCCCACCACCAGCAGACTCAGCAGCAGGCGGGCCTCTTCCCAGCGAGGCCAGCGCACTGCCAGGGCGAACAGCACGCACAGCAGCGCCGTGCCCCACCATGGCAGCCAGCCTGCGGCCGACAGGGGCAGCAGCGCCAGCCCGTAGGCCCGCCACGAGACCCGCGCGGGCGCGTCGAGCCACGGTTCCTCACGCGGCGCGGCGGTCAACAGGGTTCCCCACAGGTCATCTCAACTGGAGAATACGCGCCCGGCTGGGAAAAAGTTGCCGTCATTGGGGCCGCTGTGATCGGAAGGGTGTCGCCTGATCCGTCTGCCGCCCCGCAGCGGAGCCGAAACTGCTTGACTGGGTTGCTCTCAAGCAGACCCGCCTGCGGTGTTGGGAGGTCCAGGGGGGACAGGAGTGATACGGACTCCGATTGAAAGGTGTTGAAAACACCTAGAAATCCGAGCGAAGCGAGCAGGAGAAAAACGGGTTCCGGACGTGGAGTGTAGAAATCGGAGCTGTCCCGATTTCTACACGAAACAAACGGAATCCGTATGAAAGGTCTCCTCACAGCCCGACACCACAAAAAACCGCCCCAGACCGGAGTCGGGGGCAGCGTGGCAGGAGGTGTCGCTCAGTCCAGGAAGTCGCGCAGCTTGCGGGTGCGGCTCTCGTGGTACTTCAGCTTGCGCAGCGCCTTGTTTTCAATCTGGCGAATGCGTTCGCGGGTGACGTTGAAGCGCTGGCCCACTTCCTCCAGCGTGTGCTCGCGCCCGTCCACCAGACCCTTGCGGAACTTCAGGACCATCGCCTCGCGCTCGGTCAGCTTGGACAGGGCCTTTTCCAGCTCCTCGGAGAGCAGGGTCTTGGCGGCGTTGTCCACCGGGGAATCCAGGTTGTCGTCGGGAATGAAGTCGCCGTAGAAGCTGTCCTTCTCGTCGCCGATGGGCGTTTCCAGCGACACCGGCTCCTGGCTGACCTTCTGGACCTCTTCCACCTTGTTGGCGTCCCAACCCGGCCCCATCGCCTCGGCGATCTCCTCGTGCGTCGCCTCGCGCGAGAGTTCCTGCTGCAGCTGCCGGGCGGTGCGGGTCAGCTTGTTGATGGTTTCCACCATGTGCACCGGAATGCGGATGGTGCGCGCCTGATCGGCGATGGCGCGGTTGATGGCCTGCCGGATCCACCACGTGGCGTAGGTGGAGAACTTGTAGCGGCGGCGGTACTCGAACTTCTCTACCGCGCGGATCAAACCCTGGTTGCCCTCCTGAATCAGGTCGAGGAAGCCCAGGCCACGTCCGGTGTACTTCTTGGCAATGGACACCACCAGACGCAGGTTGGCCTCGATCAGCCCCTGGCGGGCCGCCGCACCGTCTTCCACCTGACGCATCTGGCGGCGGCGGGCGCGGTCTTCCATCTCCAGTTCTTCTTCCAGAATCTTGCGGGCTTCCTCGCCTTCCTCGATGCGGCGGGCCAGCGCGATTTCCTCTTCCAGCGTCAGCAGCGGCACCCGTCCGATTTCATGCAGGTACTGGCGCACCGGGTCATTGCTGACGGCGCGCGGCATGTCGTCGAAGTACTTTTCCTCGTCGTCGGGCTGGTTGGTGGCGCGGGCGGCAGCGGGGCCGTCCTCGGCTTCCTCGTCCTCAGCCTCTTCCTCGTCGTCCTCGTCGGCGTCCTGAACCTCAATGTTCTGGGCGGCCAGGTACAGCTGCAGGTCCTCGAAGGCGTCGGCGTTTTCCGGGTTCTCCGGGTCGAGACCGTTGGCTTCCAGCGCGGTGGCCAGCGCGGTGGCAATGTCCTCGGAGGCCAGCACGCCCGCGGCCTTGCCGGTCTTGAGCAACTCCTGAATGCCGGGGTGGGCGTAATACGGCTTGTCGGCCACGCTGACCTTGGGCGCGGTGTTCGCCTTGCCTGCCGCCTTGCCCGCCGGGGCTTTGGGCGCAGCGGCAGCCTTTTTGTCGGCCTTGGCCGGAGCCGCGGCTTCGGCGGCTTTGCCCGCGCTGGCGGCCTTCTTGGCCGGGGCCTTGGCTTTCGGTTCCGCCGTGGCGTCTGAGGCTTTTTTGGCCGCAGGCTTCTTGGCGGCGGCCTTAACCGGGGCGTCGCCTTCGGCTGCTGCCTTCTTGGCCGCCGGCTTCTTCGCGGCCACGGGCTTGGCCGGGGCTTCCTTGGCAGGAATTTCCTTGGCTGGGGCCGCCCTGGCCGCCGCTGGTTTGGCGCCGCCTACACGGGTCCGCGCCTTCTTGTCGGCGGGCTTGGGAGCGGCCTGCGGGATGTCAGTTGAGGGCTCGGGTACTGCTTTGTTGGACTCTGCCATGCGGCCTCCTGCGGCAAGAGAATGGGTCAATCGGGGGAAGGCGGAACTCAGGTCGTCAAGAATCAGACCGGATGCCGGAACGCGCCAGTCTAGCAAACGCATTTGCGGGTCAGCGCCCGCCTCAAGGCAGTCTTCGATTTTACCACGCGCCGCCTGAATCCGCCAACACTGAGAGTACGTGCCGGGCGCGCAAAAGGTTCCCCGAACCGCTGGAAGGCGCGGCAGGTTGGGTGTTCAGACTGCCGGCCCCGGGTGGCGAGGCCAAACCCCCTCGGCCAGGACCTCAATCTCCGCCGCGATCACGGGGAGCGCACCGGCGGGACCGATGCGGCCCAGTCCGGCCACAGCCGCCTGCGCCCGCCGCGACGGGTCTTCCAGCAAGCCGTTGACCGCCGCCGCCAGCGCGGCCGGATGCGCGTCCACCACCTGAAGTGCCGCGCCCAGCAGCCGGCCCTGTCGCCGCGCAAACCCTGCGGTGTACTGCGGACCACGCGTGGCAAAGGCGATCACCGGCACCCCCAGCCCGGCCAGCTGCTCGTTCGCCGTGCCCGCGGTCCCGATGGCCACGTCCGCCGCCCGCGCCACCGCGCCGAAGGCCCCGCGCTGCAGGCTCACGCCAGCTCCCTCGCCCCGCGCCGTGGCCTCGGTGTCGCTAGCCACTTCCAGGGTCCAGCCACTGGGCAGCGCCACGGTGGCCCAGGGATGCGGCCACGCCACCACGGGCGTGACCTGGGGCAACAGGGCGGCGGCCCGCAGCATGGTGGACAGGCTCTCGCGGTGGTCGTCCCGCGAACCGGGCAGCAGGGCCAGCACCGGGCGGCCCGCCGGAACGTGCAGCTCACGTTCCGGGGCGGGCAGCACGTCCATCGCGAAACTGCCGGCGAAGCGGGCCGGCACGCCGCGCCGCCGGTAGTACGCCTGGGTGGCGGCGTCGCGCACGAAGACGGCCTGTGCCCTGCGGGCCAGCCGCAGTTCGTAGGGCAAGGGCCGATTGGCCCCCAGGGCATTCAGTTCCCGCAGCGTTCCCCGCAGGTCCAGGCCCTCCAGGTACTGCGCGCTCAGCAGCGGCTGGACGTGAAGCAGGGGCCGCCGGTTGATCCTGGCCGCCAGCGTGCCCACCATCAGCGCGTAGGCGTCGCCCACCACGACGACGGCCCCCGCACCGCTGGCCCCGCGTGCGGCGTCTCTCCACTGCCCCAGCGACTCGCCGATCAGCCCGGCGCGCAGGTCTGAGCGCAGGTTGGGCAGGCTGCCAAACGGAAAGCCCCCACTGGGCAGCCGCAGCACGCGTCCCACCCGCCGCGCTTCCGGGAGGCCGGCGTAGGCCCGTCCCTCGCCCACCAGCGGGGCGTACAGGGTCCGTCGCCCCAGCAGGGCGGCCAGCCGCGCCCCGATCAGGTCTTCGGCGGTGCCGTTGGAGATGAAAAGCACGGGAGCCGGGGTCACGGCCGGCAGCATAACGTCAATGCGGCCGCCCCGCGCTGGTTTCTCCCGCAGCGGCGTGGTATGAACAGGGCCGACATGCCCGCCACGAGCGTCTGCCAGTGAGTGAATTCGACGAGCTTCAGGCCGCGATCCGCCGGCATGCCCACGCGCGTCAGGCCGAGGCGCAGGCCTGCGAGGCTTTTCTCAACGCGCTGTACCACGCCCTGCGGACGGCCAGCGGGCCGGGCCTGCCGCTGAACAACGTGACGCTGGACTTCACCACCGATCCGGCCAATCGCCTGCGCCCGGTGCCCAGCGGGGGCTTCCACGCCGCGTGGCTGCGGCTGGGCCTGTGCGAGGTGCTGGTGCGCGTGCGCCGGGTGGACGGGGCCTTTCAGGGCGAGTACGGCGAGAGCGGCTGCTTCCGCCTGGAACAGACCGGCGAGGACGCCCTGATCACCCTGGCCCGCCGGATGCTGCGTGACGTGGCCGACACGTATGCGGGCGCGGAACCGGAACGAATCAGGCCCCTGAACTGAGCACCGGTCAGACGAAAGCCGCCTCGCCATGCACCCGGCGAGGCGGCTCTTGAAAATGTGGCGAGACTCAGCCCTTGACCGCACCTGCCGTCAGGCCGGAGACGATGTTGCGCTGGAAGATCAGCACCAGGGCGATCAGCGGAATGGTGACCACGATGCTCGCGGCCATGATCGGCCCCCACGGCTGATCGAACTGCGAGGCGCCGGAGTAGTTGGCGATCACCACGGGTACGGTGCGGTTGGTGCTCATAAAGGTCAGGGCGAACAGGTACTCGTTCCAGGCGTTGATGAAGGCCAGCAGCCCGGTGGTCACCAGCGCCGGCATCATCACCGGGAACAGCACCCGGAACAGCGTTTGCAGCGGGCTGGCGCCGTCCACCAGCGCCGCCTCCTCCAGTTCGCCGGGAATGTCGCGCACGAAGGAGGTCAGCACCCAGACCGTGAACGGAATGGTGAAGATCAGGTACGAGACCATCAGGCCGATCGGGTTGTCGAACAGCCCAAAGCGCGTAATCAGCGTGAACAGGCCGCCCAGCACGGCGATCTGCGGAAACACGCTGACCGCCAGGATGATGTACATGATGAACTGCTTGCCCCGGAAGCGGAAACGCCCCAGCGCGTAGGCGGCAAAAGAGCCGAACAGCAGGCTGACCGCAACGGCCCCCACCGCCACGATGGTGCTGAACAGCAGCCCGCGCCGGAAGCTGGGGTTGTTCAGCACCTGCGTGTAGTTGTCGATGGTGGTGGGCGCGGCGATGAACTGCAGCGGCGGCAGGAACAGATCGGCGGCCCGGCGGAAACTGGTCAGCACGGCCCAGGCGAAGGGAAACAGCAGGTACACGGCGATCACGATCACCAGCAGGTAGAACAGCGTCCGCTGGAGGTAGAACAGGCCGGGGTTGGTGCGCTTCAGGTTCATGTCTGCCTCCTCAGTCGAACTTCACGCGGAAGGCGGTCACGTAGATGACCACAATCGCCATGATGATGATAAAAATCGCCACCGACACGGCGCTGCCGGTGCCGAGCAGCTGGTTGTCGATCAGCTGCTGACGGGCGTAGCCGGTCATGCTGGTGCTGGCCGCCACGTTGGCCCCCAGCATCACGTACATGATGTCGAAGACCCGCAGCGCGTCCAGGCTGCGGAACACCAGCGCCACCAGCAGCGCGGGCCGCAGCAGCGGCAGGGTCATGCGCCAGAACTGGGTCCACTTGCTCGCGCCGTCCATGTCGGCGGCCTCGTACATGTCGCCGGGCAGGCTTTGCAGCCCCGCCAGGATCAGCAGCGCCATGAACGACGTGGTTTTCCACACGTCCACCGCGATCATGGCCCAGATCGCCGTCGAGGAGTCGGCCAGCAGCGCCTGACCGCCCAGCAGTCCCTGGCCGATCAGCCCGAAGGAGTCGTTGTACATGTAGGCCCACATCTGCGCCGAGACCACCGTGGGAATCGCCCAGGGAATCAGCATGGCGGTGCGCAGGAAGGACCGTCCAGCAAAGGCGCTGTTGA
It contains:
- a CDS encoding M-like protein, with the protein product MTQNDDRHGGTPAPTTPETGDKHEPTNVELQFMGHTDVREELDAEVQAESHESDEYRERGMDKQDVAVAQTMDASDPPSTNMGDADEEMTP
- a CDS encoding DUF58 domain-containing protein, with protein sequence MSLLSAALLWLAVLGGLAALLWWAYRRPPQVTLTREVPPNGFQGTRLPLTVRLGLRSRLPVRYLIEDPTPRTVVADSAVRRSGELLGEAELDLRATLTLNSRGVYDWPGATLHWADPLGLFWRSVPIAAAQRLAVFPSPHGLRLPDLLRPLLSEGGLSRQLGLDDPISLRSVREYASGDPPGRIHWRSSARTGTLSVREPERTAASSVTVYLDVSSGGDVFTESAVRLAASLVHEALALELPVSVATNGGATPTGRHAEALHAALLRLAQLQPDPAPPTIPPTRTGGNLIILSASPAPALIAGAMRARATASRVAIVAMPEGFYLEPGETPRRQWVAAPDSVRNLERQAGVLAGAGILVFVLRGNQSVLRLGG
- a CDS encoding AAA family ATPase; translated protein: MTDSPISQPFARTVLDNIAHVLVGKAEVAGLALAGVLAGGHVLLEDAPGTGKTMLARALAVSLGLGFTRVQFTPDLLPGDVTGVSVYRPATGTFEFVPGPIFTGVLLADEINRATPKTQSALLEAMGEGQVTESGVTHTLTQPFVVIATQNPIENEGTYRLPEAQLDRFLLRLSVGYPTLEEEMKMLSRLQGQHPIHTLDAVAAPADLLAARREVQAVYVSEDLRRYISALSARTRSHSAVALGGGPRASLALQGVAQALAWMEGRGYVGPDDVQRAAPGVLAHRLSLRIEARLQGLPAEEVVREVLRSEPVPVEAAPPQAETAAAR
- a CDS encoding DUF4129 domain-containing protein, encoding MTAAPREEPWLDAPARVSWRAYGLALLPLSAAGWLPWWGTALLCVLFALAVRWPRWEEARLLLSLLVVGGAAVALAPAALAAGRTALVGLALHYLALFFVALALNWAASRVSDGLRRSRTALLAPLVIGLLAPQPGLLLALAGGLLAVPGRDERMGRRPEKPTSRVWWVVGAALAALLLVSMLLPRPAVNWAALGEPTPPPVTIQAPPPANQPPPTDLSQTPAAPDTPGLQLPFQLSIDNVYLPIDAILLGGLLLLLAGGALMFRFRREPGHRPRLTEVLMVAGLLLTGALWLAAGVLLSGGDGGGAAVAQAPAPGGGNALAELLSNITGRRQIDISGFVQALLWLSLLVLFGLAAALAWLNWAQPRERGEDGEPAVNPVTASAMASQPALHRVRLAYRQAEEALRQHGRGRRAAETPAGYAARLAGTEAALAGPLAVLTRAYGPVRYGGRVTDEDAALAEAAAHELSTVLPDLPPPHDPLADDAPHSPEHKDQP
- the rpoD gene encoding RNA polymerase sigma factor RpoD — protein: MAESNKAVPEPSTDIPQAAPKPADKKARTRVGGAKPAAARAAPAKEIPAKEAPAKPVAAKKPAAKKAAAEGDAPVKAAAKKPAAKKASDATAEPKAKAPAKKAASAGKAAEAAAPAKADKKAAAAPKAPAGKAAGKANTAPKVSVADKPYYAHPGIQELLKTGKAAGVLASEDIATALATALEANGLDPENPENADAFEDLQLYLAAQNIEVQDADEDDEEEAEDEEAEDGPAAARATNQPDDEEKYFDDMPRAVSNDPVRQYLHEIGRVPLLTLEEEIALARRIEEGEEARKILEEELEMEDRARRRQMRQVEDGAAARQGLIEANLRLVVSIAKKYTGRGLGFLDLIQEGNQGLIRAVEKFEYRRRYKFSTYATWWIRQAINRAIADQARTIRIPVHMVETINKLTRTARQLQQELSREATHEEIAEAMGPGWDANKVEEVQKVSQEPVSLETPIGDEKDSFYGDFIPDDNLDSPVDNAAKTLLSEELEKALSKLTEREAMVLKFRKGLVDGREHTLEEVGQRFNVTRERIRQIENKALRKLKYHESRTRKLRDFLD
- a CDS encoding lipid-A-disaccharide synthase-related protein, whose amino-acid sequence is MTPAPVLFISNGTAEDLIGARLAALLGRRTLYAPLVGEGRAYAGLPEARRVGRVLRLPSGGFPFGSLPNLRSDLRAGLIGESLGQWRDAARGASGAGAVVVVGDAYALMVGTLAARINRRPLLHVQPLLSAQYLEGLDLRGTLRELNALGANRPLPYELRLARRAQAVFVRDAATQAYYRRRGVPARFAGSFAMDVLPAPERELHVPAGRPVLALLPGSRDDHRESLSTMLRAAALLPQVTPVVAWPHPWATVALPSGWTLEVASDTEATARGEGAGVSLQRGAFGAVARAADVAIGTAGTANEQLAGLGVPVIAFATRGPQYTAGFARRQGRLLGAALQVVDAHPAALAAAVNGLLEDPSRRAQAAVAGLGRIGPAGALPVIAAEIEVLAEGVWPRHPGPAV
- a CDS encoding carbohydrate ABC transporter permease — translated: MNLKRTNPGLFYLQRTLFYLLVIVIAVYLLFPFAWAVLTSFRRAADLFLPPLQFIAAPTTIDNYTQVLNNPSFRRGLLFSTIVAVGAVAVSLLFGSFAAYALGRFRFRGKQFIMYIILAVSVFPQIAVLGGLFTLITRFGLFDNPIGLMVSYLIFTIPFTVWVLTSFVRDIPGELEEAALVDGASPLQTLFRVLFPVMMPALVTTGLLAFINAWNEYLFALTFMSTNRTVPVVIANYSGASQFDQPWGPIMAASIVVTIPLIALVLIFQRNIVSGLTAGAVKG
- a CDS encoding carbohydrate ABC transporter permease, producing the protein MTINAPAKPPGAPPARARRTPGIEASRARTAIILLLPTLIAIALVAGFPLYRTIFFSAQEANLTTPDQSVFVGLQNFWFTTAEGIGLGFMQDPQWWTAVRNTLIFTVFSVFLETVFGMIIALVVNSAFAGRSFLRTAMLIPWAIPTVVSAQMWAYMYNDSFGLIGQGLLGGQALLADSSTAIWAMIAVDVWKTTSFMALLILAGLQSLPGDMYEAADMDGASKWTQFWRMTLPLLRPALLVALVFRSLDALRVFDIMYVMLGANVAASTSMTGYARQQLIDNQLLGTGSAVSVAIFIIIMAIVVIYVTAFRVKFD